Proteins from a genomic interval of Zingiber officinale cultivar Zhangliang chromosome 2A, Zo_v1.1, whole genome shotgun sequence:
- the LOC122042353 gene encoding F-box/kelch-repeat protein At1g67480-like, with amino-acid sequence MIGLSVTELVGPRSQFDIPIQDTMAALGKVSVALSLQIQHRPIIPGLPDDVAKRCLALLPRIDFPLAAAVCKTWRSFIQSEEFLAIRKQGNKLEEWMFVLTSDAGRSQRRWEVWGASGKKLKVLPPMPGPVKTGFAVAVLESKFVVAGGYVGAVVDGGSENVSDDVYQYDSRLNRWSSLAKMNVARYNFACTEVNGMIYVVGGVGSNGESLSSVEVYHPEKNIWSLVESLRRPRWGCFACSFDGMLYVMGGRSSFTIGNSKLVDIYSPEKKSWCEMKNGCVMVTAHAMLGEKLICMEWKNQRKLAIFDSVDKSWHSVSVPVSGSSAVGFCFGILNNKLLLFSMSKFPGYKTLLYDPGAPVGSQWQQTSLFGPSGFCLCSVTITT; translated from the exons ATGATAGGTTTGTCGGTGACTGAGCTCGTTGGTCCGAGATCACAATTTGACATTCCAATCCAGGATACGATGGCTGCTCTTGGAAAAGTTTCGGTCGCTCTGAGCCTGCAAATTCAGCATCGCCCCATCATTCCTGGATTGCCTGACGATGTGGCGAAGCGCTGCCTCGCACTTCTTCCCCGCATTGACTTCCCCCTCGCGGCGGCGGTTTGCAAGACGTGGAGGTCGTTTATCCAGAGCGAGGAGTTTCTTGCCATTCGCAAGCAGGGCAATAAGCTCGAGGAGTGGATGTTTGTCTTGACTAGCGATGCCGGAAGGAGCCAGAGGCGTTGGGAGGTCTGGGGAGCCTCGGGAAAGAAACTGAAGGTGCTTCCGCCGATGCCTGGCCCGGTGAAGACCGGGTTCGCCGTCGCCGTACTGGAGTCTAAGTTCGTCGTTGCGGGTGGATACGTCGGCGCCGTCGTCGATGGCGGCTCGGAAAACGTGTCGGACGATGTCTATCAATACGACTCGCGGCTTAACAG aTGGAGCTCGCTAGCCAAGATGAACGTTGCCCGTTACAATTTCGCATGCACTGAGGTGAATGGAATGATATATGTTGTCGGAGGAGTTGGATCCAATGGAGAAAGCTTATCGAGTGTTGAAGTTTACCACCCGGAGAAGAACATCTGGAGCTTGGTcgaaagccttcgccggccgagGTGGGGTTGCTTTGCTTGTAGCTTCGACGGCATGCTTTACGTGATGGGTGGCCGTTCTAGTTTCACAATTGGGAATTCGAAGCTGGTCGACATCTATAGCCCAGAGAAAAAGTCTTGGTGTGAGATGAAGAATGGTTGTGTCATGGTGACTGCTCATGCCATGTTAGGCGAGAAACTGATCTGCATGGAGTGGAAAAACCAGCGTAAATTGGCTATCTTTGATTCGGTCGATAAGTCATGGCACAGTGTTTCCGTGCCAGTTTCAGGGAGTTCGGCTGTGGGGTTTTGCTTTGGGATATTGAACAATAAGTTGTTGCTTTTCTCGATGAGTAAATTCCCTGGATATAAAACTCTGTTGTATGATCCAGGTGCTCCAGTTGGATCACAATGGCAGCAAACATCTTTGTTTGGGCCTTCTGGTTTTTGTTTGTGCAGTGTAACCATAACAACGtga
- the LOC122042354 gene encoding uncharacterized protein At3g27210-like — protein MSLLNVEATVRGLDSERKHLALESKEEAFFDSQGWLDSDCEDDFVSVNGDLTPSRLSSPNFQMNKQFTVLNSTIESFSPDAAKRKLSELLRDNEVVPNQKQVAEFLEVDANTLPQLNHQTLKLCGITSCCFNVGKPSEEFKEEKKMKANTCCLPSLACSFRLKERRKQKMSSVG, from the exons ATGAGTCTGCTCAATGTGGAGGCCACTGTGCGAGGTCTGGATTCTGAGAGAAAGCATTTGGCATTAG AGAGTAAAGAAGAAGCCTTCTTTGATTCACAAGGGTGGCTGGATTCTGATTGTGAAGATGATTTTGTCAGTGTGAATGGAG ACCTGACTCCTTCCAGGTTAAGCAGTCCCAACTTCCAAATGAACAAGCAATTCACAGTTCTTAATTCCACCATCGAGTCTTTTTCGCCAGATGCTGCAAAAAGGAAGCTCTCGGAGCTTCTTCGAGACAATGAAGTTGTACCGAACCAAAAACAAGTTGCAGAATTCCTTGAGGTCGATGCCAATACTCTCCCACAGCTCAATCATCAGACCCTCAAACTCTGTGGAATCACTTCCTGTTGCTTCAATGTGGGGAAGCCGAGTGAAGAATTCAAGGAGGAGAAAAAGATGAAGGCTAACACCTGCTGCTTGCCCAGTTTGGCATGCAGTTTTAGAttgaaagaaagaaggaagcagAAGATGAGCTCTGTTGGCTAG
- the LOC122044002 gene encoding uncharacterized protein LOC122044002 — protein sequence MSEGMLVHFVLMSLSARFTPFKISYNTQKEKWALNELIAQCVQEEGRLKIETSESAHLASDSQSMSKKRKRINSKGKGKQIADSGGNVHKKHKKQDNESTCFFCKKQGHMKKDCLKYAN from the coding sequence atgtctgagGGTATGCTAGTGCATTTCGTCTTGATGTCTCTGTCTGCACGGTttactccttttaagatatcatataatactcaaaAAGAAAAGTGGGCATTGAATGAGCTTATTGCCCAATGCGTGCAAGAGGAggggagactaaagattgagacatctgagagtgctcacttagcatctgATTCTCAAAGTATGAGCAAGAAACGAAAGAGGATCAAtagcaaaggaaaaggaaaacaaattgcAGATTCTGGAGGCAATGTCCATAAGAAGCACAAGAAGCAGGATAATGAATCCACTTGTTTCTTTTGCAAGAAGcaaggtcatatgaagaaagactgccTCAAGTACGCCAACTGA